In a single window of the Syntrophus gentianae genome:
- a CDS encoding Hsp20/alpha crystallin family protein: MNYIKIHLDDEHKETGLDYDRMLSDMFPTVTSGYAFSRQAWRPQIDIYDSPDRIVLFAEMAGVKREDLHLEISSRTVKVYGKRSTSSGIGNARYHLAEIPSGYFERRLILPSPIDTNTAEAVYADGLLEIRMSKLPSGKVHRILLQHRR; this comes from the coding sequence ATGAATTACATCAAAATTCATCTGGATGATGAACACAAAGAAACAGGCCTTGACTATGACAGAATGCTCTCTGATATGTTTCCCACGGTCACTTCGGGTTACGCATTCTCTCGGCAGGCCTGGCGGCCCCAGATAGATATTTACGATTCGCCCGACCGGATTGTTCTTTTTGCGGAAATGGCGGGAGTGAAACGCGAGGATCTTCATCTGGAGATCAGCAGCCGAACCGTGAAGGTCTATGGGAAGCGGTCCACCAGCTCCGGAATCGGAAACGCCCGTTATCATCTTGCAGAAATTCCCTCCGGCTATTTTGAACGGCGCCTGATCCTGCCCTCTCCCATCGACACCAACACCGCGGAAGCGGTTTATGCCGATGGACTTTTGGAAATCCGCATGAGCAAGCTTCCTTCAGGCAAAGTCCACAGGATTCTGCTTCAGCATCGCCGATAA